A stretch of Lactiplantibacillus brownii DNA encodes these proteins:
- a CDS encoding DMT family transporter: protein MKKAYLYIAISTLMFSSMEIALKMAGSAFNPIQLNLIRFFIGAVVLLPFALSALKQTGRKLVGADWRLFALTGLVCVIVSMSLYQLAITVDQASTVAVLFSCNPVFALLFSYLILHERLGRSNLISVVISVIGLLIIVNPAHLTNGLGLVLAIGSAITFGLYSIVSRYGSVKRGLNGLTMTCFTFFAGAFELLVLALITKIPAVASGLRAIGLRQFAAIPVLTNVNMSYFWLLFFIGVCVTGGGFAFYFLAMEQTDVSTASLVFFIKPGLAPILAAMILHEQILPTTIVGIVVILIGSVVTFVGNRFKERDSAMGKAVKQAADQSTAQQPLATHSAPISEQED from the coding sequence GTGAAGAAAGCATATCTTTACATTGCAATTTCGACGTTGATGTTTAGCTCAATGGAAATTGCCCTAAAGATGGCAGGTAGCGCATTTAATCCGATTCAATTAAACTTGATTCGGTTCTTTATTGGGGCAGTAGTTTTGTTACCATTTGCCTTGAGTGCGTTAAAGCAAACTGGTCGAAAATTGGTTGGAGCCGATTGGCGGTTATTCGCCCTCACCGGGTTGGTCTGTGTCATTGTTAGTATGTCACTCTATCAACTTGCGATTACGGTGGATCAAGCGTCGACGGTCGCGGTGTTATTTAGCTGCAATCCAGTCTTTGCACTGCTCTTCTCATACTTGATTCTCCATGAACGCTTGGGTCGTTCAAATCTGATTTCAGTCGTGATTTCGGTGATTGGGTTGCTGATCATCGTTAATCCGGCGCATTTGACGAATGGCTTGGGATTAGTGTTAGCTATCGGTTCAGCCATTACTTTTGGCTTGTATAGTATTGTTTCACGGTACGGTTCCGTTAAACGGGGCTTAAATGGGTTGACAATGACTTGTTTCACCTTTTTTGCCGGGGCTTTCGAATTATTGGTTTTGGCATTAATCACTAAGATTCCGGCAGTTGCGAGCGGCTTACGGGCAATTGGCTTGCGTCAGTTTGCAGCTATTCCGGTTTTAACGAACGTTAATATGTCTTATTTCTGGCTATTATTCTTTATCGGTGTCTGTGTCACCGGGGGTGGCTTCGCTTTTTACTTCCTGGCTATGGAACAGACCGATGTTTCAACGGCATCGTTGGTTTTCTTCATCAAACCAGGGCTAGCACCAATTCTAGCCGCGATGATTTTACATGAACAGATTCTGCCAACGACGATTGTCGGAATTGTTGTGATTCTAATTGGTTCTGTGGTGACCTTTGTTGGGAATCGATTCAAGGAACGCGACAGTGCGATGGGCAAAGCTGTGAAGCAGGCGGCTGACCAGTCGACAGCGCAACAGCCGTTGGCGACACATTCAGCGCCAATCTCTGAACAAGAGGATTAA
- a CDS encoding dCTP deaminase/dUTPase family protein: MARGFKIVSKYAQAGLTIPYRTTKQAAGYDFEAAADFTLPSIWKLNFIKVLWQLRHGETSSATDLDAAAKTLKPFLVPTGIKAFMNENEYLLIANRSSNPLKRGLILPNGIGVIDADYYDNPNNEGEIFIQLINMGIRDVQIKKGERIGQGIFTSYLTASAEDEIKTTRSGGFGSSGK; the protein is encoded by the coding sequence ATGGCACGTGGATTTAAGATTGTCAGTAAGTATGCCCAAGCTGGATTAACCATCCCCTATCGGACGACCAAGCAAGCTGCCGGTTATGATTTTGAAGCGGCGGCTGATTTTACACTTCCTTCAATTTGGAAGTTGAATTTCATCAAAGTTCTTTGGCAATTACGGCATGGCGAAACGTCTTCAGCGACTGACTTAGACGCGGCGGCTAAGACGCTTAAACCATTTTTAGTGCCAACGGGTATCAAGGCTTTCATGAATGAAAATGAATATTTATTAATTGCAAACCGGTCCAGCAATCCACTCAAACGGGGCTTGATTTTGCCAAACGGGATTGGCGTGATCGACGCCGATTATTATGACAATCCGAACAATGAAGGTGAAATCTTCATTCAATTGATTAATATGGGCATTCGTGACGTTCAGATCAAAAAAGGTGAACGGATTGGGCAAGGTATCTTTACATCATATTTAACGGCCTCGGCTGAGGACGAAATTAAGACCACGCGCTCTGGTGGCTTTGGGTCAAGTGGTAAATAG
- a CDS encoding LCP family protein — protein sequence MSENNNEPLGPRQTRYRQREHRNPHLRPHKRRPWLLILLLIVVALGSGAAIWGIKTWNAAKNTMNTTYQATGTSKLRNVDAVLKKGKPFSILLLGTDTGALGRGKTFSARTDTMIVATINPKKEKMTLTSIPRDTLVTIDGQSQKINAAYTIGGASGAVKSVQKLLKFPIDFYVLINMGGLKQIISAMGGVTITPTMTFKYGNANVKKGVKIKLSGAAALDYSRMRYDDPLGDYGRQKRQRQIIMAMVSQSNSLGSIANIEKITKKLSTNMRTDLTWSDMVALDTKYKNASHHAKAYTLQGTDATIDGLSYQVASASERYKTSKHIRQDLQLSTANLTLSYFETTASITTGSSSASSSSSSATTTDGTTTDGTTTDSSQTYDTTTQDNTTTQQGY from the coding sequence ATGTCAGAAAATAATAATGAACCACTGGGGCCACGGCAAACTCGGTACCGACAGCGTGAGCATCGGAACCCCCATCTACGACCACATAAGCGCCGGCCATGGCTGCTGATTCTACTGCTGATCGTGGTAGCTTTGGGCTCTGGCGCAGCCATCTGGGGGATTAAAACCTGGAATGCCGCTAAAAACACGATGAATACGACTTATCAAGCAACTGGCACCTCCAAGCTCCGTAACGTGGATGCCGTTTTAAAGAAAGGTAAGCCGTTCTCCATTCTGCTGTTAGGAACCGATACGGGCGCTTTAGGGCGAGGCAAGACTTTTTCTGCTCGAACCGATACGATGATCGTCGCAACAATCAACCCGAAAAAAGAAAAGATGACCTTAACGAGTATCCCTCGTGATACCTTAGTCACCATTGATGGTCAATCGCAAAAGATTAACGCTGCTTATACCATAGGTGGTGCTAGTGGTGCCGTCAAGTCAGTACAAAAGTTACTTAAGTTTCCAATCGATTTCTATGTACTGATTAACATGGGTGGTCTGAAACAGATCATTAGTGCTATGGGCGGCGTGACGATTACACCCACGATGACTTTCAAGTATGGCAATGCCAACGTTAAAAAAGGCGTTAAAATCAAGCTGAGCGGCGCAGCGGCATTAGATTACTCACGGATGCGCTATGATGATCCGTTAGGTGACTATGGTCGGCAAAAACGCCAACGCCAGATTATCATGGCGATGGTTAGTCAATCTAACTCACTAGGTTCCATCGCAAATATTGAAAAAATCACGAAAAAGCTTTCAACGAATATGCGAACTGATTTGACTTGGAGCGATATGGTTGCGCTAGATACGAAGTATAAAAACGCTTCGCATCACGCGAAAGCCTACACGTTGCAAGGAACGGATGCAACTATTGACGGGCTTTCCTACCAAGTCGCATCGGCATCAGAACGCTACAAGACTTCGAAGCATATTCGCCAAGATCTGCAACTCTCAACCGCTAATTTGACGCTATCCTATTTTGAAACGACCGCGTCAATTACTACTGGTAGCAGTAGTGCTAGTTCGTCATCGTCATCGGCAACGACCACTGATGGCACCACTACTGATGGCACTACCACGGATAGTTCTCAGACTTATGATACAACCACACAAGATAACACGACGACTCAGCAGGGTTATTAG
- a CDS encoding 2,3-bisphosphoglycerate-dependent phosphoglycerate mutase, which produces MTELVIVRHGESTANRDNTYTGWSDVPLTAVGIQQAHHAGKRLREAGLQFGAVHTSVLKRAIVTANIILDEIDQSWLPESKSWRLNERHYGALRGQNKDETRRLYGKAQVQQWRRSFYTVPPLLAPAELSNDRRYTKYGPAVEPRGESLKMAYDRIMPYWIDTIAPRLLDGQNQLIVAHGSTLRALIKYLEQISDTGIDGVEVANGVPIQYHLDDQLRVIGKDEL; this is translated from the coding sequence ATGACAGAATTGGTTATTGTCCGACATGGTGAAAGCACGGCCAATCGTGATAACACGTATACGGGTTGGAGTGATGTACCGTTGACAGCGGTGGGAATTCAGCAAGCGCATCATGCTGGCAAACGGTTACGTGAAGCCGGCTTACAATTTGGCGCGGTGCATACGTCAGTTTTAAAGCGGGCCATCGTCACGGCAAATATTATTTTAGATGAAATTGATCAATCATGGCTCCCAGAATCTAAAAGTTGGCGTTTGAATGAACGCCATTATGGCGCGTTACGCGGCCAAAATAAAGATGAGACTCGCCGGCTATACGGGAAGGCTCAAGTGCAGCAATGGCGACGGAGCTTTTACACCGTGCCACCGTTGCTGGCGCCTGCCGAATTGAGTAATGATCGTCGTTATACAAAGTATGGTCCTGCCGTGGAGCCACGGGGAGAAAGTTTAAAAATGGCCTATGATCGGATCATGCCTTACTGGATTGATACGATTGCGCCACGATTACTTGATGGGCAAAATCAACTCATCGTTGCGCACGGGAGTACGTTGCGGGCACTGATTAAATATTTAGAGCAGATCAGTGACACCGGCATTGACGGGGTTGAAGTCGCTAACGGGGTGCCAATTCAATATCATTTGGATGACCAATTACGAGTAATCGGTAAAGACGAATTGTAG
- the accA gene encoding carboxyltransferase subunit alpha, protein MDERLRRLRAADRLSAPTVIKALLPTMVAQHGDRVLGDDAALTAGFGRTAQQQGLAVLGIDRGHDLKTRREKNGGALAVAGYRTAQRVVQHAEKFGFPVVSLINMPGADASPKSERFGQSQAIADLIATMGQLTVPNLVVFLGEGHSGGALAFANANAMIMLDDSLFNVASPEAVAAILHGQQTVSEAIDLLPMTAADLQRRGLVDQVIDHQRPDLVATLCQQIITTITTLQTQSASTLIAQREAKFQAFLDQWPQA, encoded by the coding sequence ATGGATGAACGTTTACGACGGTTACGGGCGGCGGATCGGCTCAGCGCGCCCACGGTGATCAAAGCACTATTGCCAACGATGGTGGCGCAACATGGTGATCGTGTATTAGGTGACGATGCCGCATTAACTGCGGGGTTTGGTCGTACCGCTCAACAGCAAGGTTTAGCGGTTTTAGGGATTGATCGTGGTCATGATCTCAAGACACGGCGTGAAAAAAATGGTGGGGCCTTGGCGGTGGCCGGTTATCGGACGGCGCAACGAGTGGTGCAGCATGCAGAAAAGTTTGGCTTTCCGGTGGTCAGTTTAATTAATATGCCTGGAGCGGATGCCAGTCCTAAATCGGAACGTTTTGGTCAAAGCCAAGCGATTGCAGACTTGATTGCAACGATGGGACAGCTGACAGTCCCAAACTTAGTGGTCTTTTTAGGTGAAGGCCATAGTGGCGGTGCGCTAGCATTTGCCAACGCTAATGCGATGATTATGTTAGATGACAGTCTGTTTAATGTGGCGTCACCAGAAGCCGTGGCCGCGATTTTGCATGGTCAACAAACGGTTAGTGAAGCAATCGATCTGCTACCAATGACTGCGGCTGATTTACAACGGCGAGGGCTAGTTGATCAAGTCATTGATCATCAGCGACCAGATTTGGTGGCAACACTTTGTCAGCAAATCATTACGACAATCACCACGCTACAGACACAGTCTGCTTCAACTTTGATTGCGCAAAGGGAAGCGAAATTCCAAGCATTTTTAGATCAGTGGCCACAAGCATGA
- the rpiA gene encoding ribose-5-phosphate isomerase RpiA — translation MTQDQLKKLVGQKAVEYIQDGMKVGLGTGSTVKFMVDALGERVKKEHLQIVGVSTSARTAAQAKSLGIPMKSVDEVDHLDLTIDGADEISADYQGVKGGGAALLFEKIVAINSDKVMWIVDESKMVNQLGAFGLPVEVIPYGSQHIFEKMAAKGYHPVFRKVDGDFVRTDSNNYLIDLHLDPITDPHALAEDLIHMVGVVEHGLFLDMVNTVIVGHENGPEVIEARP, via the coding sequence ATGACTCAAGATCAATTGAAAAAACTTGTCGGCCAAAAAGCCGTTGAATATATCCAAGATGGCATGAAAGTTGGCCTCGGAACCGGCTCAACTGTTAAATTTATGGTCGATGCACTCGGTGAACGGGTTAAAAAAGAACACTTACAAATCGTTGGCGTCTCAACTTCCGCCCGGACTGCGGCTCAGGCCAAAAGTTTAGGGATTCCCATGAAGTCCGTGGACGAAGTCGATCATTTAGATCTGACCATTGACGGTGCCGACGAAATTTCAGCCGACTACCAAGGCGTCAAAGGTGGCGGTGCCGCTTTACTTTTCGAAAAAATTGTTGCAATCAATTCCGACAAAGTCATGTGGATCGTTGATGAGAGTAAAATGGTCAACCAACTTGGCGCCTTCGGACTACCTGTCGAAGTCATTCCTTATGGTAGTCAACATATTTTTGAAAAAATGGCCGCTAAAGGTTATCATCCTGTTTTCCGCAAAGTTGATGGTGACTTTGTCCGCACCGATTCTAATAATTATCTCATTGACTTACATCTCGATCCGATTACTGACCCACACGCTCTCGCCGAAGATTTGATTCATATGGTTGGCGTGGTTGAACATGGTCTCTTTTTAGATATGGTCAACACGGTTATTGTCGGTCATGAAAACGGTCCCGAAGTTATCGAAGCTCGCCCTTAA
- a CDS encoding acetyl-CoA carboxylase carboxyltransferase subunit beta, with protein sequence MSHYPAAGIWTRCPACGRHVHQSQWGPWRQCPYCQAWQRLSATERVAQLADSGSFTALKSSVRSQDQLKFPNYATKLTQAQAKTGLDEAIITGWATFDTWPAMLMVMDSHFMMGTLNTTVTRKIIAALQQARQRRVPVVIVTASGGARMQEGLYALVGMNLILAELARFAAAKLPLVTVLTDPTMGGVSASFAFKGDVIVAEAGAKIGFAGARVIQQTMPTSLPDDFQSAPSLRAHGQLDAVVVRPQLRAYLINVLANYQQSGGPQHG encoded by the coding sequence ATGAGTCATTATCCAGCTGCCGGCATTTGGACCCGTTGTCCAGCTTGTGGTCGGCATGTACACCAATCACAGTGGGGGCCTTGGCGACAATGTCCATACTGTCAAGCTTGGCAACGGTTATCCGCAACAGAACGAGTAGCTCAACTAGCTGATTCAGGAAGTTTTACGGCCCTAAAGTCGTCAGTGCGGTCGCAAGATCAACTCAAATTTCCAAATTATGCGACCAAATTAACCCAAGCTCAAGCTAAAACAGGACTGGATGAGGCCATTATCACTGGCTGGGCCACTTTTGACACTTGGCCAGCGATGCTGATGGTGATGGACTCCCATTTTATGATGGGAACACTCAATACAACCGTCACCCGAAAAATTATCGCGGCCTTGCAACAAGCACGCCAACGCAGGGTACCGGTCGTTATTGTCACGGCGTCAGGTGGCGCTCGGATGCAAGAGGGACTTTACGCTTTAGTCGGCATGAATCTTATTTTAGCGGAACTAGCGCGGTTCGCAGCGGCTAAATTACCACTTGTGACCGTTTTAACTGACCCAACGATGGGTGGCGTTTCGGCGAGTTTTGCCTTCAAAGGAGATGTCATCGTGGCGGAAGCGGGGGCCAAAATCGGTTTTGCCGGCGCCCGTGTCATTCAACAAACGATGCCAACGTCGTTACCTGATGATTTTCAATCGGCACCCAGTTTACGCGCACACGGTCAGTTAGATGCCGTGGTAGTGCGGCCACAATTGCGTGCGTACTTGATCAATGTCTTGGCTAACTATCAACAATCAGGGGGGCCACAACATGGATGA
- a CDS encoding acetyl-CoA carboxylase biotin carboxylase subunit, translated as MFHKLLIANRGEIAIRIIKACRQLNIQTVAVCSTVDRHAWYTQLADEVVCIGPAPAANSYLNAEAILMAALNTHADAIHPGYGFLAENANFAAMCAECGITWVGPQAAQIKLMGDKSLAKDYAREQRVPVLAGASIQGLAWPQIKQLATKIGFPLVLKASHGGGGKGIRVLATAQALHQQLRAARQEAAAAFLNDAMYLEHFLPTARHIEVQVLGTADQLYILGDRDCSLQLHKQKVLEESPASVLTRSQRQTLYRLSHQLLADLNYQSLGTIEYLFAEGQFYFMEMNTRLQVEHGVTELTTGVDIVVAQLRQAAGEAIDYPTTIGLKPRCVAIEARITASLPIRQTVIKTLTWPTGVRIDTGYRAGDHLVTMYDGLIAKLMVTGPTRAAAVQKLQAALAAVEVSGPATNLAFLQQTVARPAYAADTYSIHSLARWEAEK; from the coding sequence ATGTTTCACAAGCTGCTTATTGCTAACCGGGGCGAAATCGCGATCCGGATTATCAAAGCCTGTCGACAATTGAATATTCAAACGGTCGCCGTGTGTTCAACGGTTGACCGACATGCTTGGTATACCCAATTAGCAGATGAAGTCGTCTGTATCGGTCCGGCTCCCGCAGCTAATTCGTATTTAAATGCTGAAGCTATTTTGATGGCGGCGCTGAATACCCATGCAGATGCCATTCATCCGGGTTATGGCTTTTTGGCTGAAAATGCCAATTTTGCGGCGATGTGTGCAGAATGTGGCATCACCTGGGTCGGTCCCCAAGCAGCGCAGATCAAGCTAATGGGGGATAAATCGTTAGCGAAGGACTATGCTCGTGAACAGCGGGTCCCCGTCTTAGCTGGTGCTTCAATTCAAGGCTTAGCTTGGCCACAGATTAAACAATTAGCAACCAAAATTGGCTTTCCATTAGTCTTGAAAGCGAGCCATGGCGGTGGCGGTAAAGGGATTCGGGTGTTAGCGACTGCCCAAGCCTTGCACCAGCAATTGCGGGCGGCGCGTCAAGAAGCGGCGGCGGCCTTTTTAAATGATGCCATGTATTTGGAACACTTTTTACCCACGGCTCGGCATATTGAAGTCCAAGTCTTAGGCACCGCAGATCAGCTTTATATTTTAGGGGATCGGGATTGTAGTTTGCAGTTACATAAACAAAAAGTCTTGGAAGAAAGCCCGGCCAGCGTTTTAACGCGTTCGCAACGGCAGACCCTCTATCGGTTGTCACATCAATTATTAGCCGATTTAAATTATCAAAGCTTAGGTACGATCGAATATTTATTCGCTGAAGGCCAGTTTTACTTTATGGAAATGAATACGCGTTTACAAGTTGAACATGGGGTGACGGAGTTGACGACAGGTGTTGATATTGTCGTCGCACAGTTGCGCCAAGCGGCTGGGGAAGCTATCGATTATCCAACTACGATTGGGCTAAAACCACGTTGCGTGGCAATTGAAGCACGAATTACGGCGAGTTTGCCAATCAGACAAACGGTGATCAAAACCTTGACTTGGCCAACTGGGGTTCGAATTGATACAGGGTATCGTGCGGGTGATCACTTGGTGACGATGTATGATGGCTTGATTGCAAAATTAATGGTCACCGGACCGACTCGTGCAGCAGCGGTTCAAAAGTTACAAGCCGCGTTGGCAGCAGTCGAAGTCAGCGGTCCTGCGACGAATCTAGCTTTCTTGCAACAGACAGTAGCGCGGCCAGCATATGCGGCGGACACGTATTCAATACACAGTTTAGCGCGTTGGGAGGCTGAAAAATGA
- a CDS encoding AEC family transporter, with product MAIFLHSIQGVVIIIVMIALGYLLASWGWFSEDSTKLVARLVTQIALPAYMIATITKDFTAQKLLSTLPGLRFPVLNMAILFGLSFGVMRALNIKKSHRGLFSSMFLNSNTVFIGLPVNEALFGNSALPYVLVYYMANTTIFWTLGVYLIQRDGVGTAKFDLKQTLSKIFSPPLLGFIIGVILVLCHIQLPNFLMQDFTYIGGLTVPLSMIFIGISMANAGLSSMRFDKDSIGILLGRFIFAPVLMTLMLIPMSMPVEMKQVFILQSAMPVMTNAPVVAKLYGADADYAAVMVTETTLLSLIVIPVLMMIVQSNFIR from the coding sequence ATGGCTATCTTTTTACATAGTATTCAAGGGGTCGTTATCATTATTGTAATGATTGCTTTGGGCTATTTATTAGCATCCTGGGGGTGGTTTAGTGAAGATTCCACTAAACTTGTGGCCCGATTAGTCACACAGATCGCCTTGCCGGCCTACATGATTGCGACAATCACCAAAGATTTCACGGCCCAGAAATTATTATCAACGTTACCCGGACTGCGATTTCCAGTATTAAATATGGCTATTTTGTTTGGGCTATCATTCGGCGTGATGCGGGCGCTTAATATTAAAAAGTCACACCGTGGGCTATTTTCGTCGATGTTTCTGAACTCTAACACGGTTTTTATCGGGTTGCCGGTGAATGAAGCGCTATTTGGGAATAGCGCTTTGCCTTACGTTTTGGTTTATTACATGGCGAATACCACGATATTTTGGACATTAGGGGTCTATTTGATTCAGCGTGATGGGGTCGGTACGGCCAAATTTGATTTAAAGCAAACGCTATCGAAGATTTTTTCACCGCCATTATTGGGCTTTATTATTGGGGTGATCTTGGTGTTATGCCATATTCAATTGCCCAATTTTTTGATGCAAGATTTCACTTATATCGGTGGCTTGACCGTACCATTGTCGATGATTTTCATTGGGATCTCCATGGCTAACGCTGGTTTGAGTAGCATGCGATTTGATAAGGATAGTATTGGAATTTTACTGGGACGCTTCATTTTTGCCCCAGTCTTGATGACTTTGATGCTGATTCCAATGTCCATGCCAGTAGAAATGAAACAAGTTTTCATTTTGCAATCTGCGATGCCAGTCATGACCAACGCGCCAGTTGTTGCTAAATTGTATGGCGCGGATGCCGACTATGCGGCGGTTATGGTGACTGAGACCACCCTGTTGAGTTTGATCGTAATTCCAGTTTTGATGATGATTGTCCAGTCAAATTTCATTCGTTAG
- a CDS encoding GNAT family N-acetyltransferase has product MEFTREPNRFFFNDSDGKLAGEVTFPAINNGQVWVIEHTFVRDDFGHQGIAGQLVTAVIDAARTEHKQIKPLCTYAKAFFDRHPEVADVLAN; this is encoded by the coding sequence ATGGAATTCACACGTGAACCGAATCGTTTTTTCTTCAACGATTCTGATGGTAAATTAGCTGGTGAAGTAACCTTTCCAGCAATCAACAATGGTCAAGTTTGGGTCATTGAACACACTTTTGTCCGTGACGATTTTGGTCATCAAGGGATCGCCGGCCAACTCGTCACCGCCGTTATTGACGCGGCCCGAACGGAACACAAACAAATCAAACCGCTTTGTACTTACGCTAAGGCATTCTTTGATCGTCACCCCGAAGTTGCAGATGTTTTAGCCAATTAA
- a CDS encoding C1 family peptidase, with protein MSKAISMDQIANFQADLDQRAEAKVIERAVTKNGILASSQDIQAMSQTTPVFSIDLDTGSVANQKQSGRCWMFAALNTMRHSLADRFKLKNFELSQNYTFFWDKFEKANYFYENVLATADQPTSSRKVAWLMTTPQQDGGQWDMLVAIIQKYGIVPKSVMPETYNSSKSAEINSTLNLKLRKDAVELRELVASKATDDQIQDRKEKMLNEVYRMLSYAFGEPVTQFDWEYRDDDKNYHIDQGLTPQSFFKKYIGWNLDDYVSIINAPTDDKPYNHTYTIEMLGNVLGGREVKHLNVSMADFKQLAIKQLQAGQSVWFGCDVGKSSDRQKGVMATDVYGTDELFDVDLAMSKAERLDYGQSLMTHAMVITGVDLVNGQPTKWKVENSWGDKVGEKGFFVMSDAWMDEYCYQVVVNKQFLSDGLKAAQSEEPTVLAPWDPMGALA; from the coding sequence TTGAGTAAAGCAATTAGTATGGATCAAATCGCTAATTTCCAAGCTGATTTAGATCAACGCGCAGAGGCTAAAGTCATCGAACGCGCCGTCACCAAAAATGGGATCTTAGCTAGCAGCCAAGATATTCAAGCCATGAGTCAAACCACCCCAGTGTTCTCCATTGATTTAGACACTGGTAGCGTGGCCAATCAAAAACAAAGTGGTCGTTGTTGGATGTTTGCCGCTTTAAACACCATGCGGCATTCACTCGCTGATCGTTTCAAATTAAAGAATTTTGAATTGTCACAAAACTACACCTTCTTCTGGGATAAATTCGAAAAAGCCAACTACTTTTACGAAAATGTCCTCGCAACGGCGGATCAACCTACCAGCAGCCGTAAAGTTGCTTGGTTAATGACCACACCACAACAAGATGGCGGTCAATGGGATATGCTCGTTGCCATTATTCAAAAATACGGGATCGTGCCTAAGAGCGTGATGCCTGAAACTTATAACAGTTCCAAGTCGGCTGAAATCAACAGTACGCTTAACTTAAAGTTACGCAAAGACGCGGTTGAATTACGAGAATTAGTTGCCTCTAAAGCAACCGACGACCAAATTCAAGACCGTAAAGAAAAAATGTTGAACGAAGTTTACCGGATGCTTTCTTACGCTTTTGGTGAACCAGTCACACAATTTGACTGGGAATACCGCGATGACGATAAAAATTATCATATCGATCAAGGCTTAACACCACAAAGCTTCTTCAAAAAGTATATCGGCTGGAACCTAGATGACTACGTTTCAATCATCAACGCCCCAACTGATGACAAGCCATACAACCATACTTACACCATCGAAATGTTGGGTAATGTTTTAGGTGGGCGTGAAGTCAAACATTTGAACGTTTCAATGGCTGACTTCAAACAACTTGCCATCAAACAACTCCAAGCTGGCCAATCGGTTTGGTTCGGTTGTGATGTCGGCAAGTCTTCTGACCGGCAAAAAGGTGTGATGGCAACCGATGTTTATGGTACCGATGAATTATTCGATGTTGACCTAGCCATGTCTAAAGCTGAGCGCCTAGATTATGGTCAAAGCTTGATGACTCATGCCATGGTCATCACTGGTGTTGACCTTGTTAACGGCCAACCTACTAAATGGAAGGTCGAAAACAGCTGGGGTGACAAAGTCGGCGAAAAAGGCTTCTTCGTAATGAGTGATGCCTGGATGGACGAATATTGCTACCAAGTCGTCGTCAACAAGCAATTCTTGTCTGATGGCCTCAAAGCTGCGCAATCAGAAGAACCAACTGTTTTAGCCCCTTGGGATCCAATGGGTGCTTTAGCCTAA